From the genome of Triticum aestivum cultivar Chinese Spring chromosome 3B, IWGSC CS RefSeq v2.1, whole genome shotgun sequence, one region includes:
- the LOC543073 gene encoding acyl-protein thioesterase 1 homolog 1, which produces MSFGGASSVAAGGKRPFEYGRTHVVRPKGAHKATIVWLHGLGDNGASWSQLLETLPLPNIKWICPTAPTRPVAIFGGFPSTAWFDVADLSEDSPDDVEGLDSSAAHVANLLSTEPADIKLGVGGFSMGAATALYSGTCFAHGKYGNGNPYPVNLSVAVGLSGWLPCARSLKNKIESSQEAAQKASSLPLMLCHGKADDVVLYKHGERSADALKSTGFANVEFKSYSRLGHYTVPEEMDEVVKWLTASLELGSSSST; this is translated from the exons ATGAGCTTCGGCGGCGCCAGCTCCGTTGCGGCCG GTGGGAAGCGGCCGTTCGAGTACGGGAGGACGCATGTGGTGAGGCCCAAGGGCGCGCACAAGGCCACCATCGTCTGGCTCCACGGCCTCGGCGACAATGGAGCCAG CTGGTCTCAACTGTTGGAAACTCTTCCCCTTCCTAAT ATAAAATGGATCTGCCCAACTGCACCTACGAGGCCTGTGGCAATTTTTGGTGGATTCCCATCTACTGCAT GGTTTGATGTTGCTGATCTTTCAGAAGATTCTCCTGATGATGTTGAGGGGCTGGATTCCTCAGCTGCACATGTAGCAAATTTATTGTCTACCGAACCTGCAGACA TCAAGCTTGGCGTTGGTGGCTTTAGTATGGGTGCTGCTACTGCGCTTTACTCCGGTACTTGCTTTGCTCATGGAAAATATGGAAATGGCAATCCATACCCTGTGAACCTAAGTGTGGCTGTTGGTCTCAGTGGCTGGCTCCCGTGTGCCAG GTCATTGAAGAACAAAATTGAGAGCTCACAGGAGGCTGCACAGAAGGCTTCATCATTACCTCTTATGCTTTGTCATGGAAAAG CTGATGATGTGGTCCTCTACAAACATGGAGAGAGATCTGCTGATGCACTTAAGTCAACCGGGTTTGCAAATGTGGAATTCAAGTCCTACAGCAG ACTCGGGCACTATACCGTTCCAGAGGAGATGGACGAAGTTGTCAAGTGGCTTACAGCAAGCTTGGAACTCGGCAGTTCATCGTCAACTTGA
- the LOC123069089 gene encoding monothiol glutaredoxin-S4, mitochondrial: protein MARLVSSSLVRGLVRSCRAPSTATVSRPAFQQFMTYSSGISGDSNVNGGTSATRVTADTDTHQDFQPTSKGSDMSLQDIVAQDIKENPVIIFMKGYPEAPRCGFSALAVKVLQQYGVSITARDILTNMKLKESVKAYSNWPTFPQIFINGEFVGGSDIILSMHQKGELKGLLGDSAQKGEQDSAQ from the exons ATGGCGAGGCTGGTGTCGTCTTCCCTCGTCAGGGGGCTCGTGCGGTCGTGCCGCGCGCCCAGCACGGCG ACCGTGTCACGACCAGCTTTCCAACAGTTCATGACCTACTCATCAGGAATCAGTGGTGATTCTAACGTGAATGGGGGCACAAGTGCAACACGAGTAACCGCTGATACTGATACACATCAAGATTTCCAGCCTACAAGCAAAGGTTCTGACATGTCTTTGCAAGACATCGTTGCTCAG GATATCAAGGAGAATCCAGTCATTATCTTCATGAAGGGTTATCCTGAAGCTCCCAGGTGTGGATTTAGTGCACTGGCTGTTAAGGTCCTCCAGCAATATG GCGTCTCTATCACTGCCAGAGATATTCTGACTAATATGAAGCTCAAGGAGAGTGTCAAAGCTTACTC TAACTGGCCTACCTTTCCGCAAATATTTATCAACGGGGAGTTCGTTGGGGGCTCTGACATCATATTAAGCATGCACCAG AAAGGGGAACTTAAGGGTTTACTTGGTGATTCCGCACAAAAGGGCGAGCAAGACAGTGCCCAGTGA